The following are from one region of the Corylus avellana chromosome ca1, CavTom2PMs-1.0 genome:
- the LOC132169505 gene encoding cation/H(+) antiporter 4-like: protein MAGNDLPVEDTITYVNTSGRSSIIECTQLPGRIDSFGSWNYIGSGSLPFTLPLLQLQMVIIFTLNQAAHYVLKRHGLPKFTTQLLVGIILSPSLLGRFGIIKKVLFSLASQEIIDMFSLFSFILFFFMSTVKMDLGMIKRTVTPFPVVVCLLEDLQILNSELGRLSLSAAMITDLLSVIMTIVTSFFRISKEFGNTISAIYVGAFIIYIIFNIFVIRPAMFWIIRQTPEGRPVKGMYIDAIIVVFLGSAVFSHFVQQTLIFGPVILGLAIPDGPPLGSAIVNKLNCFTSDVFLPLYVTTCAMRADFSLIKFDNNLLKITATIIFLTFAVKMVACLVPTLYSKMHLKDALALALLLSSKGVVQLSINTFNRDIELLTDQMFALICLHILLIAIFVPLSVKFLYDPSRQYAGYQKRNIMHSTRNAELRILACIHKPDNIGAITKLLELSCPSRERPLAIYVLHLIELIGRATPIFISHQMQKKTVSNSSYSENIILAFDHFEQDNLGAVSVSVFTLISQLKSMHDNICILGLDKLTSIIVLPFHRKWSIDGSVVESEDSTMRTLNCNVLELAPCSVGILIDRGHLGQSMVSSNSSYSIAVIFFGGNDDREALTFAKRMANNSKITLTVVHFVSARNEGDAYWDEYFFDSEILKDVKLNNTGNESMIYIEEVVKDGPETALIIRCMVKEYNLIIVGRRNDVETPQTSGLAEWSEFSELGVIGDLLASSDVNSRTSVFVVQQQQNI from the exons ATGGCAGGAAATGATCTGCCTGTGGAAGATACAATCACATATGTAAATACAAGCGGCAGGAGCTCCATAATCGAATGCACTCAGTTGCCTGGCCGCATCGATTCATTCGGCTCGTGGAACTACATTGGTTCTGGGAGTTTGCCGTTTACGTTGCCACTGCTTCAGCTGCAAATGGTTATCATTTTCACCCTCAACCAAGCCGCCCACTACGTTCTTAAGCGTCATGGACTACCCAAGTTCACCACACAACTTCTT GTTGGCATAATCCTCAGTCCGTCTCTTTTGGGACGGTTCGGTATAATCAAAAAAGTTCTCTTCTCGTTGGCAAGTCAAGAAATAATAGATATGTTTTCTCTCTTCAGTTTCATACTCTTCTTCTTTATGAGTACTGTGAAAATGGATCTGGGAATGATAAAAAGAACAG TAACTCCATTTCCCGTTGTCGTTTGCCTTCTTGAAGACCTCCAAATCCTGAATTCCGAGCTGGGCAGATTAAGCCTTTCTGCAGCAATGATAACCGATTTGTTAAGCGTGATTATGACTATCGTGACCTCCTTCTTTAGAATTAGCAAGGAATTTGGTAATACGATTAGCGCTATATATGTCGGAGCTTTCATTATTTATATTATCTTCAATATATTTGTAATTCGACCAGCAATGTTTTGGATAATCAGACAGACACCGGAAGGCAGGCCTGTCAAAGGCATGTACATTGATGCCATCATTGTAGTTTTCCTTGGCTCCGCCGTGTTTTCTCATTTTGTTCAACAGACTCTAATCTTTGGGCCTGTCATTCTGGGATTGGCAATACCAGATGGACCACCTTTAGGATCAGCTATTGTCAACAAGTTAAACTGCTTCACTTCAGATGTGTTTCTGCCACTCTACGTGACTACTTGTGCGATGAGGGCAGATTTCAGCCTAATCAAATTTGATAATAATCTCTTAAAAATCACCGCAACCAtcatttttttgacttttgcgGTAAAAATGGTGGCTTGTTTGGTACCTACCTTGTACTCCAAAATGCACTTAAAAGATGCACTTGCACTCGCTCTATTATTGAGTTCCAAAGGTGTAGTCCAACTTTCTATCAACACGTTCAATAGAGATATCGAG CTCCTAACAGACCAGATGTTCGCATTGATATGTTTACACATCTTATTGATTGCAATTTTTGTGCCACTCTCGGTGAAGTTCCTGTACGATCCTTCAAGGCAATACGCTGGTTAccagaaaagaaatataatgcATTCCACACGCAATGCAGAGCTTCGAATCCTAGCATGCATTCACAAGCCAGATAATATTGGTGCTATAACCAAACTACTTGAACTCTCGTGCCCATCTAGAGAAAGACCCCTTGCTATTTATGTTCTTCACCTTATCGAATTAATTGGTCGGGCCACTCCTATTTTTATCTCCCACCAAATGCAGAAAAAGACTGTATCTAATAGTTCATATTCTGAGAATATCATTCTTGCCTTCGATCACTTTGAACAAGACAATCTAGGTGCTGTATCAGTAAGCGTCTTCACATTAATCTCTCAACTCAAGTCCATGCACGACAACATTTGCATCCTTGGATTGGACAAACTCACATCCATCATAGTATTGCCGTTCCACCGAAAATGGTCAATTGATGGTTCTGTTGTTGAATCAGAGGACAGTACCATGAGGACCTTAAATTGTAACGTGCTTGAACTAGCCCCCTGCTCTGTTGGCATCCTGATTGATCGTGGTCATCTTGGCCAGTCAATGGTTTCATCAAATTCATCATATTCTATTGCAGTGATCTTCTTTGGAGGTAATGATGATCGAGAGGCACTTACTTTTGCCAAACGCATGGCTAATAACTCTAAAATTACTCTCACTGTGGTTCACTTTGTTTCCGCCCGCAATGAAGGTGATGCCTACTGGGacgaatatttttttgactctGAGATACTCAAGGATGTTAAGCTTAACAATACGGGTAATGAATCTATGATATACATTGAGGAGGTGGTGAAAGATGGGCCTGAGACTGCATTGATAATTCGGTGTATGGTGAAGGAATACAACCTTATTATTGTTGGTAGACGAAATGATGTAGAGACTCCGCAGACGTCAGGGCTGGCAGAATGGAGTGAATTTTCAGAGTTGGGGGTTATTGGAGACTTGCTTGCCTCATCAGATGTTAATAGTAGAACATCTGTTTTTGTggtgcaacaacaacaaaatatatgA
- the LOC132165047 gene encoding endochitinase 2 — MKMRFWVLPILSLLLSSLQEGSAEQCGRQAGGALCPGGQCCSQFGWCGTTNDYCTNGCQSQCTGGGGGGGGGRGDIGSLISSSAFDNLLKHRNDGGCPAKGFYNYDAFIAAAKSFSGFATTGDTDTRKREIAAFLGQTSHETTGGWASAPDGPFSWGYCYLREQNPGSYCASDPNYPCASGRQYYGRGPIQLSWNYNYGRCGKAIGVDLLNNPDLVATDPVISFKTALWFWMTPQSPKPSCHNVITGRWNPSEADKSAGRNPGYGAITNIINGGLECGKGWNAKVEDRIGFYKRYCDILGVGYGNNLDCYNQRSFGNGLLVDTM; from the exons atgaaaatgaggtTTTGGGTTTTGCCAATTCTCTCCTTATTGCTCTCCTCACTCCAAGAAGGCTCAGCTGAGCAGTGTGGAAGGCAAGCTGGTGGTGCTCTGTGCCCAGGTGGGCAGTGCTGCAGCCAGTTTGGCTGGTGTGGCACCACCAATGATTACTGCACCAACGGCTGCCAAAGCCAATGCACCGGCGGCGGAGGCGGAGGCGGCGGTGGCCGTGGAGACATTGGCAGTCTCATCTCAAGTTCTGCGTTTGATAATCTGCTCAAGCATCGCAATGATGGTGGCTGCCCTGCCAAGGGCTTCTACAACTATGATGCTTTCATAGCCGCTGCAAAGTCCTTTTCAGGCTTTGCTACCACTGGGGACACTGACACACGCAAAAGAGAGATTGCTGCTTTCTTAGGCCAAACATCCCATGAAACTACTG GGGGATGGGCAAGTGCACCTGATGGCCCATTCTCTTGGGGATATTGCTATCTCAGGGAGCAAAACCCTGGATCATACTGTGCTTCGGATCCCAATTACCCTTGTGCTTCTGGCAGGCAATATTATGGCCGTGGTCCTATCCAACTTTCATG GAACTACAACTATGGGAGGTGTGGAAAAGCCATAGGGGTGGATCTACTGAACAACCCGGACCTTGTAGCCACTGACCCGGTCATTTCATTTAAGACAGCACTCTGGTTTTGGATGACACCACAGTCACCAAAGCCATCCTGCCACAATGTCATCACAGGAAGATGGAACCCGTCTGAGGCCGACAAGTCGGCCGGTCGGAATCCCGGGTATGGTGCCATCACGAACATCATCAATGGCGGCCTCGAGTGTGGGAAAGGATGGAACGCTAAGGTGGAGGATCGAATCGGGTTCTATAAAAGGTACTGCGACATACTTGGTGTTGGCTATGGGAACAACCTTGACTGCTACAACCAGAGGTCTTTTGGGAATGGTCTCTTGGTGGACACAATGTAG